Proteins from a genomic interval of Thunnus maccoyii chromosome 1, fThuMac1.1, whole genome shotgun sequence:
- the LOC121900144 gene encoding SHC-transforming protein 3-like, giving the protein MREQTLPRFKSQTGLLPGMLKRTKYSRLRNDSLTSLEDRPQKMLPLKRDLCLDSDFAQLDPGTPEHHGPSTLRDFIPRVANIRLQSPISLRGLRGQTNTPRDRTIDGHADRPLSRSEWGSGHNQRFCSQPSFHAPLSTVQNLTHSALHRTKRPITLHRMASLPWTPGCPPCSQHKGGLCCLKTFSAIEDCTIVGTTNRAVHHHIKYMGSVEVTQSMRTLDFDTRMQVTREAISRLCERTSTKTAVKIKRPAFKGLSAVLGQINLQFSGSRVILTVSTDSMTLITASSLQKIAHHPMQAISFASGGDPDMADYIAYVAKDLVNQRACHILECPQGRASEVINSIGQAFETRFRQLLSHTPSLHSTNPRLAVRICSNWSPEETITNQKDKWDDEVNEHQNYYNVIPGKTPPPGGIVDLRITKGESEQDAGTQRVCSSQPVSLYENCSITEETSAPPAVESEVSAEQCSPHSETWIQDLIQEEGWFHGRLGREQAESLLTCSGDFLVRESSSASGQYVLSGMEGATVRHLLLVDPHGQVRTRDQVFLSVGHLVRFHMESQMPIVSGSSELCLKQPILQRH; this is encoded by the exons ATGAGAGAACAGACCTTACCCAGGTTCAAGTCACAGACAGGACTCTTACCAG GCATGCTGAAGCGCACCAAATACAGTCGTCTGCGCAACGATTCGCTGACGTCTCTGGAGGACCGGCCCCAAAAAATGCTGCCCCTGAAGAGGGACCTTTGCTTAGACTCTGATTTTGCTCAGCTGGATCCTGGGACACCTGAACACCACGGGCCATCCACCCTGAGGGACTTCATCCCCCGTGTGGCCAACATCCGATTACAAAGTCCTATTTCCCTGCGGGGCCTGAGGGGACAGACAAACACACCCAGGGACAGAACCATTGACGGACATGCTGACAGACCCTTGTCCAGATCAGAGTGGGGCTCAGGACATAATCAGAGATTTTGTAGCCAGCCTTCCTTTCATGCGCCCCTATCCACTGTCCAAAACCTAACTCACTCGGCTCTGCACCGCACAAAAAGACCCATCACCCTGCATCGGATGGCCAGCCTCCCCTGGACCCCGGGCTGTCCTCCTTGCTCCCAACACAAAGGTGGTCTGTGCTGTTTGAAGACTTTCTCTGCAATAGAGGACTGCACAATTGTGGGGACAACAAACAGAGCAGTTCACCATCACATCAAG TACATGGGTAGTGTAGAGGTGACCCAGTCCATGAGAACCCTCGACTTTGATACAAGAATGCAAGTCACACG AGAGGCAATCAGCAGACTGTGTGAGAGGACATCCACCAAGACAGCAGTGAAAATTAAAAGG CCTGCATTCAAGGGACTGTCTGCTGTTCTGGGTCAAATcaacctgcagttttctgggagcAGGGTCATCCTCACTGTCTCCACAGACAGCATGACTCTGATCACTGCCTCTTCCTTACAG AAGATTGCCCACCACCCCATGCAGGCCATTTCATTTGCCTCGGGAGGAGACCCA GACATGGCAGACTACATTGCTTATGTTGCTAAGGACCTGGTCAACCAGAGAG CATGTCATATCCTGGAGTGTCCGCAGGGTCGGGCCAGCGAGGTCATCAACAGCATCGGTCAGGCCTTTGAGACTCGTTTCCGCCAACTTCTCAGCCACACGCCGTCACTCCACTCCACTAATCCCAG GTTAGCGGTTAGAATCTGCAGCAACTGGAGCCCAGAGGAGACcataacaaaccagaaagacaAATGGGATGATGAAGTCAACGAGCACCAGAATTACTATAACGTGATTCCAGGAAAGACACCACCTCCTGGTGGAATAGTGGACCTGCGGATCACAAAGGGAGAAAGCGAACAGGATGCTGGCACACAGAGG GTTTGTTCGTCTCAGCCTGTTTCACTGTATGAGAACTGCTCCATCACAGAAGAGACTTCAGCTCCACCTGCAG TGGAATCTGAGGTCAGTGCTGAACAGTGTTCTCCTCACTCTGAGACATGGATCCAGGACCTGATCCAGGAGGAGGGCTGGTTTCATGGCAG GTTAGGAAGAGAGCAGGCAGAGTCTCTTCTCACATGTAGTGGAGATTTCTTGGTCAGAgagagcagctctgcctccGGTCAGTATGTCCTCAGCGGTATGGAGGGAGCCACCGTGCGGCATCTACTGCTGGTTGATCCACATGGACAG GTACGGACCCGTGATCAGGTGTTCCTGAGCGTCGGTCACCTGGTGCGTTTCCACATGGAGAGCCAGATGCCCATCGTTTCTGGGAGCAGTGAGCTGTGTCTTAAACAGCCCATCCTACAGAGACACTAA